Proteins encoded in a region of the Panicum hallii strain FIL2 chromosome 3, PHallii_v3.1, whole genome shotgun sequence genome:
- the LOC112887950 gene encoding putative HVA22-like protein g isoform X1, with protein sequence MLGELLSKLLLLLFGYAMPAFECFKTVETRPNDAHMLRFWCQYWIIVAMVIAFESVISWMPMYSEMKLAFFVYLWYPKTKGSDVVYDTFLRPIVMQYEPNIEQRLLHLRAKSGQLLSFYMKNFADKGTAFFMDVLRYVVSEKPEGSNAEQKNKKSGWSPFATKRRPPSPPPQESLFESNPDAAVVAEALRATIGAAGGGAKPRRAPNGKHY encoded by the exons ATGTTGGGGGAGCTCCTGTCGAAGCTCCTGCT GCTGCTCTTCGGGTACGCCATGCCGGCGTTCGAGTGCTTCAAGACGGTGGAGACGCGCCCCAACGACGCGCACATGCTCCGCTTCTGGTGCCAGTACTG GATTATTGTGGCCATGGTTATAGCCTTTGAGAGCGTGATCTCTTG GATGCCGATGTATTCAGAAATGAAGCTAGCTTTCTTTGTCTATCTCTGGTACCCCAAAACAAAG GGAAGTGATGTGGTATATGACACCTTTCTTCGGCCCATAGTGATGCAATATGAACCAAACATCGAGCAGAGGCTACTGCATCTGAGGGCGAAATCAGGGCAACTGCTTAGCTTCTACATGAAGAATTTCGCAGACAAAGGGACAGCCTTCTTCATGGATGTCCTTCGCTATGTCGTATCAGAGAAACCTGAAGGATCCAATGCAGAG CAGAAGAACAAGAAGTCCGGATGGAGCCCCTTCGCCACCaagcgccggccgccgtcgccgccaccgcAGGAGTCCTTGTTCGAGAGCAACCCCGACGCCGCCGTGGTGGCCGAGGCTCTGCGCGCTACCATCGGCGCCGCGGGGGGTGGCGCCAAGCCCCGGCGAGCGCCCAACGGCAAGCATTACTAG
- the LOC112887950 gene encoding putative HVA22-like protein g isoform X2: MLGELLSKLLLLLFGYAMPAFECFKTVETRPNDAHMLRFWCQYWIIVAMVIAFESVISWMPMYSEMKLAFFVYLWYPKTKGSDVVYDTFLRPIVMQYEPNIEQRLLHLRAKSGQLLSFYMKNFADKGTAFFMDVLRYVVSEKPEGSNAEKNKKSGWSPFATKRRPPSPPPQESLFESNPDAAVVAEALRATIGAAGGGAKPRRAPNGKHY; encoded by the exons ATGTTGGGGGAGCTCCTGTCGAAGCTCCTGCT GCTGCTCTTCGGGTACGCCATGCCGGCGTTCGAGTGCTTCAAGACGGTGGAGACGCGCCCCAACGACGCGCACATGCTCCGCTTCTGGTGCCAGTACTG GATTATTGTGGCCATGGTTATAGCCTTTGAGAGCGTGATCTCTTG GATGCCGATGTATTCAGAAATGAAGCTAGCTTTCTTTGTCTATCTCTGGTACCCCAAAACAAAG GGAAGTGATGTGGTATATGACACCTTTCTTCGGCCCATAGTGATGCAATATGAACCAAACATCGAGCAGAGGCTACTGCATCTGAGGGCGAAATCAGGGCAACTGCTTAGCTTCTACATGAAGAATTTCGCAGACAAAGGGACAGCCTTCTTCATGGATGTCCTTCGCTATGTCGTATCAGAGAAACCTGAAGGATCCAATGCAGAG AAGAACAAGAAGTCCGGATGGAGCCCCTTCGCCACCaagcgccggccgccgtcgccgccaccgcAGGAGTCCTTGTTCGAGAGCAACCCCGACGCCGCCGTGGTGGCCGAGGCTCTGCGCGCTACCATCGGCGCCGCGGGGGGTGGCGCCAAGCCCCGGCGAGCGCCCAACGGCAAGCATTACTAG
- the LOC112887950 gene encoding putative HVA22-like protein g isoform X3 produces MLPPSPGRLLFGYAMPAFECFKTVETRPNDAHMLRFWCQYWIIVAMVIAFESVISWMPMYSEMKLAFFVYLWYPKTKGSDVVYDTFLRPIVMQYEPNIEQRLLHLRAKSGQLLSFYMKNFADKGTAFFMDVLRYVVSEKPEGSNAEQKNKKSGWSPFATKRRPPSPPPQESLFESNPDAAVVAEALRATIGAAGGGAKPRRAPNGKHY; encoded by the exons ATGCTGCCTCCTTCGCCGGGCCG GCTGCTCTTCGGGTACGCCATGCCGGCGTTCGAGTGCTTCAAGACGGTGGAGACGCGCCCCAACGACGCGCACATGCTCCGCTTCTGGTGCCAGTACTG GATTATTGTGGCCATGGTTATAGCCTTTGAGAGCGTGATCTCTTG GATGCCGATGTATTCAGAAATGAAGCTAGCTTTCTTTGTCTATCTCTGGTACCCCAAAACAAAG GGAAGTGATGTGGTATATGACACCTTTCTTCGGCCCATAGTGATGCAATATGAACCAAACATCGAGCAGAGGCTACTGCATCTGAGGGCGAAATCAGGGCAACTGCTTAGCTTCTACATGAAGAATTTCGCAGACAAAGGGACAGCCTTCTTCATGGATGTCCTTCGCTATGTCGTATCAGAGAAACCTGAAGGATCCAATGCAGAG CAGAAGAACAAGAAGTCCGGATGGAGCCCCTTCGCCACCaagcgccggccgccgtcgccgccaccgcAGGAGTCCTTGTTCGAGAGCAACCCCGACGCCGCCGTGGTGGCCGAGGCTCTGCGCGCTACCATCGGCGCCGCGGGGGGTGGCGCCAAGCCCCGGCGAGCGCCCAACGGCAAGCATTACTAG
- the LOC112887952 gene encoding uncharacterized protein LOC112887952, translating into MPSAPAVVPPELPKLSPTSQQARRPRSPLANGSAGGDFELRHWRTPKKRAAGPPPPWAPPVIDIPNGAGSDDDSNSSGGGGHGYTSLRDILSSPEYAATTGGSPAACGVIGGGCGSCGDIHMIRHPLVKHAAYAYLQMTPSAREDPSRRGRRWRGPLCRLLLGCLSFIGALFRP; encoded by the coding sequence ATGCCGTCGGCGCCAGCCGTCGTGCCGCCGGAGTTGCCGAAGCTTTCGCCGACGTCGCAGCAGGCCCGCCGGCCGCGCTCTCCGCTAGCCAacggctcggccggcggcgattTCGAGCTGCGGCACTGGCGCACGCCCAAGAAGCGCGCggcggggccgccgccgccctgggcGCCTCCGGTGATCGATATCCCCAACGGCGCCGGGAGCGACGACGATAGcaacagcagcggcggcggtgggcacGGGTACACCAGCCTCCGGGACATTCTGTCGTCGCCGGAGTACGCCGCGACCACGGGCGGCTCGCCCGCGGCCTGCGGCGTCATCGGGGGCGGCTGCGGCAGCTGCGGGGACATACACATGATCCGGCACCCGCTGGTGAAGCACGCGGCGTACGCGTACCTGCAGATGACGCCGTCCGCGAGGGAGGACCCcagccgccgcggccggcgctGGCGGGGGCCACTCTGCCGCCTCCTGCTCGGCTGCCTCAGCTTCATCGGGGCGCTCTTCCGGCCCTGA